One window of the Cryptomeria japonica chromosome 7, Sugi_1.0, whole genome shotgun sequence genome contains the following:
- the LOC131856381 gene encoding borneol dehydrogenase, mitochondrial-like — protein sequence MSTRQVEASLCGRYLFNKNVFKCRLQGKVALITGGSGGIGEATVRLFSNHGAKVIIADVADDAGVKLAESLSPWAKYIHCDVTKEKDVSAAVDLAIEKHGKLDIMYNNAGVLKVQKGSVAEYDMEEFERVMNINVKGVMHGIKHAARVMIPNRKGTIISTASVAGIVGAASPYSYTASKHAIVGLTKNGAAELGKCGIRVNCVSPALVATDLALNYAGMTPSPQAKAQLEAAAQMIVPLKEAILKAEDIAMAALYLASDESKYVNGHNIVVDGGVTVANNCWGLY from the exons ATGTCTACGCGACAGGTTGAGGCTTCTCTCTGCGGAAG GTATCTTTTTAACAAAAACGTATTTAAATGCAGACTGCAAGGCAAGGTTGCACTAATCACAGGAGGATCGGGTGGCATTGGAGAGGCCACTGTTCGGCTATTCTCAAATCATGGAGCCAAAGTCATTATTGCAGACGTAGCAGATGACGCTGGTGTCAAATTGGCGGAATCCCTTTCTCCTTGGGCGAAATATATCCACTGTGATGTGACCAAAGAAAAAGATGTAAGTGCAGCCGTGGATTTGGCCATTGAAAAGCACGGAAAGCTTGACATAATGTATAATAACGCAGGAGTCCTGAAAGTCCAGAAAGGAAGCGTGGCAGAGTATGATATGGAGGAATTCGAGCGAGTGATGAACATAAATGTGAAAGGAGTAATGCATGGGATTAAGCATGCGGCTCGCGTTATGATTCCTAATAGAAAGGGCACCATTATCTCAACGGCTAGTGTTGCGGGAATAGTAGGAGCAGCTAGTCCTTACTCCTACACAGCCTCCAAACATGCCATTGTTGGGTTGACTAAGAATGGTGCAGCAGAGTTGGGGAAATGTGGTATACGAGTGAATTGTGTTTCCCCTGCTTTAGTTGCCACAGATCTGGCACTGAATTATGCGGGAATGACCCCTTCACCACAGGCAAAGGCCCAGTTGGAGGCCGCGGCTCAGATGATAGTGCCCTTAAAGGAAGCCATTCTTAAAGCAGAGGATATTGCAATGGCTGCCTTGTATCTGGCCAGTGATGAATCCAAATATGTGAATGGTCACAACATAGTGGTAGACGGGGGAGTAACAGTTGCAAACAACTGTTGGGGATTGTATTAG